TGGTAGAAATAATTCCTGCACTCAGAATGATCCTCTCACGCAATGGTATGAGAACATTGCGACTGCGCAACAACGCGTTGATTCACTCATTTGCAGAGAATCAATTTAAACAGCAGGAGATCGCACATCCGTTCACGCCGGATGCCATTGTATACTGTAAGTCCAACTATCTCTTCCTTAACGAAGAGGAGTCAGAATCTTTGTTGCTTGAAGCCGAAAAAGCAATAGTCTCTTTTGAGCAGAAGCATGGATACCTGCCAAAGATAATTCTTATCAAAGGAATAGGGCTCGTGGCTGTCGGTGATAATGCCGATCAGTGTGATATCATCCTAGATGTATTTGAAGATGCCATGAAAGTGGCAACCATCTCTCATGCCTTTGGTGGTCCGCATCCCATGACAGCCGAGCAGATAGATTTTATCGATCACTGGGAAGTCGAAAATTACCGCAGGAAGGTGACATCCGTTGCCTCCTCCGGGAGAGTTGGCAACAGAACCATCGTGGTGACCGGTGCTGCTCAGGGTTTCGGTGAAGGAATAAGTCGGTGCCTTTTGTACGAAGGGGCCAACATCGTGGTAGCCGATCTCAACGATGAAGCAGGGAGTGCCACCGCAACTCACTTCAATGGTTTGGTGAAAGGTAACCAAGCTCGTTTCGTCCGGACCAATGTGGCGGATATTACAAGCCTGGAGCAACTGGTGAAAGAGACCATATGCAACTTCGGTGGAATAGACTGTTTCATCAGTAATGCGGGGGTACTGCGTGCCGGGGGGCTGGAAGAGATGACAACCGAGAACTTCGAGTTTGTCACCAAAATAAACTACAGTGCCTTCTTTTATGTAACCAAGGTGGTGAGCAGGGTCATGAAGCTGCAAACTGCATTTGCTCCCGAATCCTATTATGCCGATATCATTCAGATTAACTCCAAGTCAGGATTGGAAGGAAGCAAAGCCAACTTCGCCTATGCCGGTGGTAAATTCGGCGGTATAGGCCTCACGCAGTCCTTCGCACTTGAGTTGGCGCCATTTCGTATCAAGGTGAATGCTGTCTGTCCCGGTAACTTCTACGAGGGACCATTGTGGAGTGATC
This genomic window from Dysgonomonadaceae bacterium zrk40 contains:
- a CDS encoding SDR family NAD(P)-dependent oxidoreductase; amino-acid sequence: MNPIEELINISQYYGADSRFVIAGGGNTSYKNNDFIWVKASGSSLATIGEEGFAQLDRSLLNRMTDKEYSQDTTKREEEVKNDLAEATLTKERRPSVETSMHNVIGYAYVVHLHPTIVNGLMCASESEKELIRLFGEKALFVEYTDPGYLLFKKVAGKIGDYRSRYGEEPQVIWLQNHGIFVAADSTEEIKKIYADILNKIQENLDKPIPEGEMSIPSVVVEIIPALRMILSRNGMRTLRLRNNALIHSFAENQFKQQEIAHPFTPDAIVYCKSNYLFLNEEESESLLLEAEKAIVSFEQKHGYLPKIILIKGIGLVAVGDNADQCDIILDVFEDAMKVATISHAFGGPHPMTAEQIDFIDHWEVENYRRKVTSVASSGRVGNRTIVVTGAAQGFGEGISRCLLYEGANIVVADLNDEAGSATATHFNGLVKGNQARFVRTNVADITSLEQLVKETICNFGGIDCFISNAGVLRAGGLEEMTTENFEFVTKINYSAFFYVTKVVSRVMKLQTAFAPESYYADIIQINSKSGLEGSKANFAYAGGKFGGIGLTQSFALELAPFRIKVNAVCPGNFYEGPLWSDPDNGLFVQYLNAGKVPGAKTIADVKAFYLSKVPMRKGCTPEDVTKGVLYLMEQCGETGQALPITGGQVMLN